Proteins encoded in a region of the Novibacillus thermophilus genome:
- a CDS encoding response regulator, producing MIKVVMVEDDPMVLEVNKGFLKKIPSFHLIDSVMDGRNALQSIKTHKPDLVLLDMYLPEISGLDVLTEIRTHDIPTDVLMITAARDAKTVHKVFRLGAVDYIVKPFRFDRFRLALEKYQKMWKKLMEVKTISQEDIDHWIERDYDGRSESLPKGISDITLKQIMMALFEQDQPVTAEQLANDLGMARVTVRRYLEYLVQQNKIRVEIEYGSVGRPRHYYSI from the coding sequence ATGATTAAAGTCGTGATGGTTGAGGATGATCCAATGGTATTGGAAGTAAACAAAGGGTTCTTAAAAAAAATCCCTTCTTTTCATCTCATCGATAGTGTAATGGACGGTCGTAACGCCTTGCAGTCCATAAAGACACACAAGCCAGATCTCGTGTTGCTTGATATGTATTTGCCGGAGATATCTGGGTTGGATGTGCTAACGGAAATCAGAACGCACGACATTCCGACAGATGTACTGATGATTACAGCTGCACGGGACGCTAAAACAGTCCACAAAGTTTTTCGATTAGGGGCTGTGGACTACATCGTTAAGCCTTTTCGATTCGACCGATTTCGGCTCGCTTTGGAAAAATACCAGAAGATGTGGAAGAAATTGATGGAAGTGAAGACGATCAGTCAGGAAGATATCGACCATTGGATAGAGAGGGATTACGACGGTAGATCCGAATCACTCCCCAAAGGAATTAGCGACATTACGTTAAAGCAAATCATGATGGCCCTCTTTGAGCAAGATCAACCAGTCACTGCAGAACAACTAGCCAATGACTTGGGAATGGCTAGGGTTACAGTGCGTCGATACCTGGAATACTTGGTACAACAGAATAAGATACGCGTTGAAATTGAATACGGGAGTGTCGGGCGGCCCAGACACTATTATTCGATCTGA
- a CDS encoding DctP family TRAP transporter solute-binding subunit, producing the protein MVIILRKVILTTCPIIILFVSVSCQYGTYPQDHEQLSADERIVIRFSHVVGEDTPKGQASRKFAELVESRTDGYVEVQVFPNSFLYRDGEEFDALLKGDVQMIAPSTSKVTKLVPEWQVIDLPFAFNSDQEVNEYLESPAGQVLWDKLKREGLYPLAFWNNGFKQMTNNRNPLIDLADFKNLRFRVMSSEVLEEQFSLLGAQAHVDAFDQVYPLLEKGEIDAQENTFSNIVNKNIHTQQEYMTISNHGYLGYLVLMNEKFWQNLSDEIQIVLLESMQEVTEWERGIAEEINRENRQTLEQCDCVNLHELTHEERVVWERALEPLYDSFTEQFGDKYIHYIPKFKKERSYN; encoded by the coding sequence GTGGTGATCATACTCCGGAAAGTTATACTCACGACCTGTCCTATAATCATTCTTTTTGTTTCTGTTTCTTGTCAATACGGGACTTATCCTCAAGATCATGAGCAACTGAGTGCAGATGAACGCATCGTGATTCGTTTTTCTCATGTTGTGGGCGAAGATACTCCGAAGGGTCAGGCCAGTCGTAAGTTTGCCGAATTGGTTGAAAGTCGAACCGACGGTTACGTGGAAGTTCAAGTCTTCCCCAATAGTTTCCTGTACCGGGACGGCGAAGAATTCGATGCTCTTTTGAAAGGAGATGTTCAAATGATCGCTCCTTCGACATCGAAAGTAACAAAACTTGTTCCTGAATGGCAAGTCATTGATTTACCTTTTGCTTTTAACAGTGACCAAGAAGTGAATGAATATTTAGAAAGTCCGGCGGGACAAGTACTGTGGGATAAATTGAAACGCGAAGGCCTGTACCCACTGGCGTTTTGGAATAATGGCTTTAAGCAGATGACGAACAACCGGAACCCTTTAATCGACCTTGCCGATTTTAAGAATCTCCGCTTCCGTGTCATGTCGAGTGAAGTGTTAGAAGAACAATTTTCCCTTTTAGGTGCGCAGGCACACGTTGACGCCTTTGATCAAGTTTACCCGCTCTTGGAAAAAGGAGAAATTGATGCCCAGGAAAATACTTTTTCAAACATTGTCAACAAAAACATTCACACTCAACAAGAGTACATGACGATTAGTAATCATGGGTATTTAGGTTACCTCGTCCTTATGAATGAAAAATTTTGGCAAAACCTGTCAGACGAGATTCAGATCGTGTTGTTGGAAAGTATGCAGGAAGTGACGGAATGGGAAAGAGGGATTGCTGAGGAAATCAACCGCGAAAACAGACAGACGCTTGAACAGTGTGACTGCGTAAACCTTCATGAATTAACCCACGAGGAGCGGGTTGTGTGGGAAAGAGCCCTTGAACCGCTGTACGATTCATTTACAGAGCAGTTTGGAGACAAATACATACATTATATTCCAAAATTTAAGAAAGAAAGGAGTTACAACTGA
- a CDS encoding CocE/NonD family hydrolase, with amino-acid sequence MGRKKYFSALLMLLLFVSTTLGHSMFDNTAEAFEEVQVDGPKGVGTENRNWVTEPETPPTSSERYPVTVYEDVTIPMRDGVKLKGRLFVPDLPDGPGPCVLYPNGYGHGSPDSGENRIPRDLAERGYASLHVSMRGSGTSEGEGNLYNKYGEDGYDLVEWMADQPWCNGKVGTIGSSLRGINQWLIAKELPPSLKAISPIIACGDCYHYLWYPGGMLPGPGRVARGEPEYPSAIQHRNFDDWWRERSTLTEDLEAIASHDIAALISGGWNDYISPGNVHAFKEYSAAGGISKMIMGPGAHGSVTGLLPYDFETYQVLWFDRYLKGIDNGIDEEDNVLIYVQGPNQWRFEKAWPIPDTRTVKMYLSEQKSGSIESKNDGSFRSIPSWERSESANYEYSPESGPFLHTMLDSSSGRLKIDQTPYEEQTVTWTTSPLLDATEVTGTMTLDIWAETNAEDIDFVVQISDVAPDGTSTAVTAGYLNAPRSKSRSHPLPLVPGKIEHYQIEILPTSYVFKEGHRIRLSIAGGTKEHPEQRAPQGPGLNPNEASVKIYQDENHPSSLEIPVIGTAVPPLDPGSATDMITVVEHFKEEGEIANDAAFRSLQTHLTAVGHYENRGLTEKAVHHMKSFKLLLEHQNKNGWISEKAYNILKRDADYLIKKWQ; translated from the coding sequence ATGGGTAGAAAAAAGTATTTTTCCGCTTTATTGATGTTGTTACTCTTTGTTTCCACCACCTTAGGGCACAGTATGTTCGACAATACGGCGGAAGCATTTGAGGAGGTTCAAGTTGACGGTCCAAAGGGAGTGGGAACCGAAAACAGAAATTGGGTTACAGAGCCCGAGACACCGCCGACGTCAAGTGAACGCTATCCAGTTACAGTATACGAGGACGTAACCATTCCGATGCGTGACGGTGTCAAATTGAAAGGCCGTTTATTCGTTCCAGACCTTCCGGATGGACCGGGGCCTTGCGTCCTTTATCCGAACGGTTATGGGCACGGAAGCCCGGATTCAGGAGAAAATAGAATTCCCCGTGATTTGGCAGAACGCGGTTATGCGTCTCTACACGTCAGTATGCGCGGTTCAGGAACTTCGGAAGGGGAAGGGAACCTTTACAACAAATACGGAGAAGACGGTTACGACCTTGTGGAGTGGATGGCAGACCAACCGTGGTGTAACGGCAAAGTTGGAACGATCGGATCATCGTTGAGAGGAATTAATCAGTGGTTGATTGCTAAAGAACTTCCGCCAAGTCTAAAGGCGATAAGTCCGATCATAGCCTGTGGTGATTGCTACCATTACTTATGGTATCCAGGAGGCATGCTACCAGGTCCTGGACGGGTTGCCCGTGGCGAGCCTGAATACCCATCTGCCATACAGCATCGCAATTTTGATGACTGGTGGCGTGAACGCTCCACATTGACTGAGGACCTTGAAGCAATAGCTAGCCACGACATTGCCGCCCTGATTTCTGGCGGATGGAATGACTACATTTCCCCGGGTAATGTGCATGCGTTCAAGGAATACAGCGCGGCAGGTGGTATAAGTAAGATGATTATGGGTCCGGGGGCCCATGGTTCGGTGACAGGTTTACTGCCTTATGATTTTGAAACCTACCAGGTACTCTGGTTCGATCGTTATCTAAAAGGGATAGACAACGGGATCGATGAGGAAGATAACGTCTTAATTTATGTACAGGGTCCGAACCAGTGGAGATTTGAGAAGGCGTGGCCAATTCCCGATACGCGAACAGTCAAAATGTATCTGAGTGAGCAAAAAAGCGGCTCTATTGAAAGCAAAAACGATGGCTCCTTTAGGTCAATTCCTTCGTGGGAGCGAAGCGAAAGCGCTAACTACGAGTACTCACCTGAATCGGGCCCGTTTTTACACACGATGCTGGATTCATCCAGCGGCCGGTTAAAGATTGACCAGACGCCCTATGAAGAGCAAACGGTCACATGGACTACATCTCCCCTGCTCGACGCTACAGAAGTAACAGGAACGATGACACTAGACATATGGGCTGAGACAAATGCAGAGGACATTGACTTCGTCGTTCAAATTTCTGACGTAGCCCCAGACGGAACATCCACGGCAGTGACTGCGGGCTACTTGAATGCGCCGCGATCCAAATCGCGTTCTCATCCTCTACCCCTTGTTCCAGGAAAAATTGAGCACTATCAAATCGAAATCCTGCCAACCTCTTATGTTTTTAAAGAGGGACATCGCATCCGTTTAAGTATTGCAGGTGGAACGAAGGAGCATCCGGAACAAAGGGCACCCCAAGGCCCCGGTCTGAATCCGAATGAGGCTTCTGTCAAGATTTATCAGGATGAGAATCATCCGTCGAGTTTAGAGATTCCCGTGATTGGCACTGCGGTGCCACCGTTGGATCCGGGCAGTGCGACGGACATGATTACCGTTGTTGAGCACTTTAAAGAAGAGGGAGAGATCGCAAACGATGCAGCATTTCGGTCATTACAGACTCATTTGACTGCCGTCGGGCATTATGAAAACAGGGGATTAACGGAAAAAGCTGTCCACCACATGAAAAGCTTTAAGCTGTTGTTGGAGCATCAGAACAAAAATGGATGGATTTCCGAAAAGGCTTACAACATACTCAAAAGAGACGCTGATTATTTGATTAAGAAGTGGCAGTAG
- a CDS encoding TIGR00730 family Rossman fold protein, which yields MKNVAVFCGSSEGASNVYIENAKNLGEELAKRNLTLVYGGASVGLMGAVADAVLEEGGHVIGIMPRFLEQREISHTRLSELIIVDSMHERKARMAELADGFVVLPGGPGTLEEFFEIFTWAQLGLHQKPCGLLNINHYFDPLLELFQHMTKEQFMHETYRSMALVDVEPNRLLDQFDSYEPPAIKTYRR from the coding sequence TTGAAAAACGTAGCTGTATTTTGTGGTTCCAGTGAGGGAGCATCTAATGTGTATATAGAGAACGCCAAGAATTTGGGTGAAGAGCTAGCCAAGCGTAATCTTACACTTGTTTATGGCGGAGCGAGTGTCGGCCTGATGGGAGCCGTTGCGGACGCTGTTTTAGAGGAAGGCGGACACGTCATCGGGATTATGCCGAGATTTTTGGAACAGAGAGAAATATCCCATACACGATTGTCAGAACTGATTATTGTGGATTCGATGCACGAGAGGAAGGCTCGAATGGCAGAGCTTGCAGACGGTTTTGTCGTTTTGCCAGGTGGGCCAGGAACATTGGAAGAGTTCTTTGAAATTTTTACCTGGGCCCAATTAGGACTCCATCAAAAACCTTGTGGTCTTCTTAATATCAATCATTACTTTGATCCTTTGCTGGAATTGTTTCAGCATATGACGAAGGAACAATTCATGCATGAAACGTACCGTTCTATGGCCCTTGTAGACGTTGAACCAAACCGGTTACTTGATCAATTTGACTCTTATGAACCACCGGCTATAAAAACTTATCGGCGCTGA
- a CDS encoding TAXI family TRAP transporter solute-binding subunit — MQKVTLNMYRQWDKIFFVVLFGLALVALAACGNQAGDASNETGGEEAPEEANAEERDYPTTVTIGTASQGGTYYIFGGGLANLLEEHLGVTSNVEVTGGPVHNMQLIQSGDQELGMVTTGPAYEGVTGTGEWTGGEKLDDVRITFPMYSTPFHWWALADSGVTDLSGIEGQRVGVGPAGGTSGTYLPMIHELLELNTEDVQAGASDMASQMLDGQLDYIGFAAGIPIAAVTEVEAQREINLFGVEGEQRDLILEEFPFFYEYTIPAGTYDSLDDDLETIAMYNFGIVHKDVNADFVYDLVKAYHENIEQMIDTHASAKEAEDPEAILNNKNLPMHPGAIRYYEEIGIKLPDEVYPPEWDGN; from the coding sequence GTGCAAAAAGTAACGTTGAACATGTACAGACAATGGGACAAGATCTTTTTCGTCGTGTTGTTTGGACTGGCGCTAGTAGCCCTCGCTGCGTGTGGGAATCAGGCCGGAGATGCATCTAATGAGACTGGGGGTGAGGAAGCTCCTGAAGAAGCTAATGCAGAAGAACGGGATTACCCCACCACAGTTACCATAGGCACTGCTTCACAAGGTGGAACTTACTACATTTTCGGTGGTGGGCTGGCTAATTTACTGGAAGAACATCTCGGTGTAACGTCAAACGTCGAAGTCACTGGAGGTCCGGTGCACAATATGCAATTAATCCAATCTGGTGATCAAGAACTAGGTATGGTGACAACGGGACCGGCATACGAAGGGGTCACCGGTACCGGGGAATGGACCGGAGGGGAAAAGCTGGATGACGTAAGAATTACGTTTCCGATGTATTCGACCCCCTTCCACTGGTGGGCACTGGCCGATAGTGGTGTGACAGATCTCTCCGGGATTGAGGGACAACGTGTCGGTGTCGGTCCTGCCGGGGGGACGTCAGGGACCTATTTGCCCATGATCCATGAACTTTTAGAATTGAATACAGAAGATGTACAGGCGGGTGCCAGTGATATGGCTTCCCAAATGTTAGATGGTCAGCTTGATTATATCGGGTTCGCTGCCGGGATTCCTATCGCAGCAGTGACGGAAGTGGAGGCGCAGCGGGAAATCAATTTATTTGGAGTTGAGGGGGAGCAACGCGACCTTATTTTGGAAGAGTTTCCCTTCTTCTATGAGTATACGATTCCGGCAGGTACGTACGATTCTTTGGATGATGATTTAGAGACGATCGCGATGTACAACTTTGGTATCGTCCACAAAGATGTGAATGCCGATTTCGTCTATGATTTGGTCAAAGCTTACCACGAAAACATTGAGCAAATGATCGACACCCATGCGTCTGCTAAAGAAGCTGAAGATCCCGAAGCGATTTTAAATAACAAAAACCTTCCCATGCACCCAGGAGCAATTCGCTATTACGAGGAAATTGGAATCAAACTACCGGATGAAGTTTATCCACCGGAGTGGGACGGGAATTAG
- a CDS encoding TRAP transporter permease → MTDKGKSPKIDTSVDIKSFSKTRDLTGWVRHLFMTVAVVGALFHLYILNINPIDPWVFRSTHLVFGAVLGFLIYPGWRTRSSKIHVVDWILVVVTIYVGFYIFVNLDQLLFRFGVSPTRMDFYVALAGLLIVLELTRRTSGWMLPLLALLFVLYVFVGPYLPGILHHSGYSVERFVTYIYGLDGVFGVTLDVSSKYIILFIIFGAFLQMSRVGQYFIDVAFAVAGGLRGGPAKVAVVSSGLMGMMNGTSAGNVVATGSLTIPLMKKVGYPPRFAGATEATASAGGQLLPPIMGAGAFLMAEIIGIQYTEVIIAAIIPAILYFISVYFMVDLEAIKQGMKGLSRQELPQLKDMLKSAYLFLPVVLLIYLLANGFSVILAGSLGIVACLVVSLFHPKTRMGLKRILHAFELGMKDSVQLIAVCACAGIIVGVIALTGVGLRFSSMLLSIADHNLLIALLFAMVISILLGMGMPTTAAYAVAASVVAPGLIRMGVEPLFAHMFVFYYAVISAITPPVALAAYAASGIAGTDPMKTSIQAFKLGLAAFIIPFMFFYSPQLLLEGGESVGGILFAAITATIGVYLLACAVQAWFFGKKASWYSRLLLLAASIMLMMADVTSDFIALGFVLIVILIQTVTARTEAVSRVTGQEKKVKM, encoded by the coding sequence GTGACGGATAAAGGGAAATCGCCAAAAATCGATACATCCGTAGACATTAAATCCTTTTCCAAAACCCGCGATTTAACGGGATGGGTTCGACACTTGTTTATGACGGTCGCTGTCGTCGGCGCTCTTTTTCACCTGTACATTTTAAATATTAATCCTATCGACCCGTGGGTATTCAGAAGTACACACCTTGTATTCGGTGCTGTGTTAGGATTTTTAATTTATCCTGGGTGGAGAACAAGATCCTCCAAAATCCATGTTGTGGACTGGATCTTGGTCGTCGTCACGATTTATGTTGGTTTCTACATTTTTGTCAACCTCGATCAGCTTTTGTTTCGCTTTGGAGTATCGCCTACTCGTATGGATTTCTACGTCGCGTTGGCCGGTTTGTTGATCGTCCTTGAACTTACGCGGCGCACGAGTGGTTGGATGCTTCCTCTTTTAGCTTTACTGTTTGTTTTATACGTATTTGTAGGGCCGTATCTACCTGGCATTCTCCATCATTCCGGATATTCGGTTGAGCGGTTTGTCACGTACATCTACGGACTGGATGGCGTGTTCGGCGTGACTTTAGATGTATCGTCCAAGTACATTATTCTCTTCATTATTTTCGGAGCTTTTCTGCAAATGTCAAGGGTGGGGCAATACTTTATTGATGTCGCCTTTGCTGTAGCCGGGGGATTGCGGGGAGGTCCTGCCAAAGTCGCCGTCGTTTCCTCCGGACTCATGGGAATGATGAACGGAACATCCGCCGGTAATGTAGTGGCGACTGGGTCTCTCACCATTCCGTTGATGAAAAAAGTCGGATATCCACCGCGATTCGCAGGGGCGACCGAAGCCACCGCCTCGGCCGGAGGGCAGTTGTTGCCCCCGATCATGGGGGCTGGCGCCTTCTTAATGGCTGAGATTATTGGCATTCAATACACGGAGGTCATCATAGCGGCAATCATTCCTGCCATTTTATACTTTATTTCCGTTTACTTCATGGTCGATCTTGAGGCGATTAAACAGGGAATGAAAGGATTATCCCGTCAAGAGTTGCCACAGCTCAAAGACATGCTGAAAAGCGCCTACCTTTTTCTGCCGGTCGTTTTACTCATTTACTTGCTGGCGAACGGTTTCTCTGTCATCTTAGCCGGTAGCTTAGGGATTGTGGCGTGTCTTGTCGTCAGCCTGTTTCACCCAAAAACACGTATGGGTCTGAAACGGATTTTACATGCGTTTGAATTAGGAATGAAGGATTCTGTCCAACTGATTGCGGTTTGTGCATGTGCGGGCATCATTGTGGGCGTAATTGCGTTGACCGGTGTGGGACTGCGTTTCAGTTCCATGCTGTTGTCCATCGCTGACCACAATTTGCTGATCGCCTTATTGTTCGCAATGGTGATCTCTATTTTACTCGGGATGGGGATGCCTACAACAGCCGCTTATGCCGTAGCGGCATCAGTCGTGGCGCCGGGGTTAATTCGCATGGGCGTCGAGCCGTTGTTTGCCCATATGTTTGTCTTTTACTATGCCGTCATCTCGGCCATTACGCCTCCCGTTGCTTTAGCTGCTTATGCAGCAAGCGGTATCGCGGGGACGGACCCCATGAAGACTTCCATCCAAGCTTTTAAGCTGGGATTAGCTGCGTTCATTATACCCTTCATGTTCTTCTACAGCCCTCAACTGCTGTTAGAAGGAGGAGAGTCGGTCGGAGGTATCCTATTTGCTGCCATTACGGCAACCATTGGCGTCTATCTGTTGGCTTGTGCAGTCCAGGCATGGTTCTTCGGCAAGAAAGCCAGTTGGTATAGTAGACTCTTGTTATTGGCAGCATCGATTATGTTAATGATGGCCGATGTTACTTCTGATTTCATCGCCCTCGGCTTCGTCCTGATCGTCATTTTGATTCAAACTGTGACAGCCCGAACGGAGGCGGTCAGTCGAGTGACGGGACAGGAGAAAAAGGTCAAGATGTGA
- a CDS encoding DUF819 domain-containing protein, protein MSDSIIQPDDTWMLWAFLAGWAAVSIYLEQTYKWASKMSGAIIALVGAMLLANFNIIPTESPVYDTVWSYVVPLSIPLLLFRSNILKIWNESGRLLVIFLLSSTGTVTGAIVGFFLLRDHLPVLDKIAAMMTGSYIGGGVNFAAMSAKFETPGEIVSATVVADNMLMALYFLVLILIPTVSFFRTHYKTPYIDELEKNTDNNDNLASSYWKKKEVALKDIALAVGTAFVIVGVSFKIAEFFDGIIPSGEHVHFFLNVLNGILGDNYLMLTTLTMTAVTVFPRYFESIHGAQEIGTYLIYVFFVVIGVPASLPLILQNAPLIFVFVLIMVCINMFASFLLGKLFKFSLEEIILSSNANIGGPTTAAAMAISKGWTQLVGPILLVGTLGYVIGNYAGTAIGVWLSHF, encoded by the coding sequence ATGTCAGATTCGATTATACAGCCTGATGATACATGGATGTTATGGGCATTTTTGGCAGGTTGGGCCGCGGTAAGCATTTATTTAGAGCAAACATATAAGTGGGCATCCAAAATGTCAGGGGCAATCATAGCGCTTGTCGGTGCCATGCTTCTAGCAAACTTCAATATAATACCGACTGAATCTCCCGTTTACGATACGGTTTGGTCTTATGTCGTTCCGTTATCCATTCCGTTACTTTTATTCCGTTCCAACATTTTAAAAATATGGAACGAAAGTGGAAGATTGCTGGTCATCTTTCTGCTAAGCTCAACTGGTACAGTTACGGGCGCAATTGTTGGTTTTTTTTTGTTACGGGATCACCTTCCGGTTCTAGATAAAATTGCTGCGATGATGACAGGTTCATATATTGGTGGGGGAGTCAACTTTGCAGCCATGTCAGCAAAATTTGAAACACCGGGAGAAATTGTGTCTGCGACGGTAGTGGCAGATAATATGTTAATGGCACTCTATTTCCTTGTATTGATCCTCATTCCAACTGTTTCCTTCTTTAGAACACATTATAAAACTCCTTATATAGATGAACTTGAAAAAAATACAGATAACAATGACAATCTAGCTTCTTCCTATTGGAAGAAAAAAGAAGTCGCTTTAAAAGATATTGCCCTTGCCGTAGGGACTGCCTTTGTCATTGTGGGAGTTTCCTTTAAAATTGCCGAATTTTTCGATGGAATCATTCCTTCCGGGGAACACGTCCACTTCTTCCTGAATGTATTGAATGGCATTTTAGGGGACAATTATTTAATGTTGACTACCTTAACGATGACAGCAGTAACCGTGTTTCCACGTTATTTTGAAAGCATTCATGGTGCGCAGGAAATCGGGACGTATTTAATTTACGTTTTCTTCGTCGTCATCGGGGTACCCGCATCCTTACCGTTAATTTTACAAAACGCCCCTCTGATTTTTGTTTTCGTTTTGATCATGGTTTGTATTAACATGTTTGCATCCTTCTTGTTGGGTAAACTGTTCAAATTCTCACTGGAAGAAATTATCCTTTCCAGTAATGCCAATATTGGCGGGCCGACTACCGCTGCAGCGATGGCTATTTCTAAAGGGTGGACCCAATTAGTCGGTCCAATCTTATTAGTTGGGACATTAGGTTATGTTATTGGAAACTACGCCGGAACGGCAATAGGAGTTTGGCTAAGTCATTTCTAA
- a CDS encoding MazG nucleotide pyrophosphohydrolase domain-containing protein, with amino-acid sequence MDVTEFQQWVKEYYENRGWSELDIFIRIGFLAEETGEVARAIRALEIGRDRPDEVTDSFLDNRKALVEELGDVLGNVIVIANKYNISLEEVFHSHKEKLSKRYSS; translated from the coding sequence ATGGATGTCACTGAATTTCAACAATGGGTTAAGGAGTATTATGAAAATAGGGGCTGGTCTGAACTAGACATTTTTATTCGCATTGGTTTTCTAGCAGAGGAAACTGGAGAAGTCGCACGGGCCATTCGAGCCCTTGAGATCGGTAGGGATAGACCGGATGAGGTCACTGACTCGTTTTTAGACAATAGAAAGGCTTTAGTAGAAGAATTAGGAGACGTATTGGGGAACGTCATTGTAATAGCCAATAAATATAACATCTCTTTAGAGGAAGTGTTTCATTCTCACAAGGAGAAACTTTCAAAGCGTTACTCTAGTTAA
- a CDS encoding helix-turn-helix transcriptional regulator produces MKKTERINQMLRFINQKQRFTLQDLVQEFQISKRTALRDIATLEEIGVPLYAEHGRYGGYRLLNLMQLPPISFNNQEVYALYFAMKALRSFANLPFQVSFLSIHKKFLNALTESQRQAIERMQNRISFRHTEQIKDSEHLEILLMAAVNNKVIKISYQKLSKTDARLIQPIAIYFMKGYWYCRAYDVDKRVYRVFRCDRITSAEAKDIQPLAELTEITMQNAHSLWRPSENAVQFKCLIDQRGVEYFQQEHYPSMRLINEMGNTYLVGSYEPNELDFIIKFLSGFGKSIKIMEPVILKEN; encoded by the coding sequence GTGAAAAAAACAGAACGTATAAATCAAATGCTCCGCTTCATCAATCAGAAGCAGCGTTTTACTCTTCAAGATTTAGTACAAGAATTTCAAATATCAAAAAGAACAGCATTAAGAGACATAGCAACGTTGGAGGAGATTGGTGTACCTTTATATGCCGAACATGGCCGTTATGGAGGGTACCGATTGCTTAATTTGATGCAGCTCCCACCAATATCTTTTAACAATCAAGAAGTTTATGCCCTTTATTTTGCCATGAAAGCACTACGTAGCTTTGCTAATTTACCTTTTCAAGTATCTTTTCTTTCCATTCACAAAAAATTTCTCAATGCATTAACGGAAAGCCAAAGACAAGCTATCGAGAGAATGCAAAATCGAATTTCTTTTCGGCATACGGAACAAATCAAAGATAGTGAACATTTGGAGATTTTGTTAATGGCAGCTGTAAATAATAAAGTGATCAAGATATCTTATCAAAAACTGTCCAAAACAGATGCTCGTTTGATTCAGCCCATTGCCATTTACTTCATGAAAGGCTATTGGTATTGTCGAGCTTATGATGTGGATAAAAGAGTTTACCGTGTTTTCCGTTGTGATCGGATCACATCTGCTGAAGCAAAAGATATCCAACCCTTAGCGGAGTTAACCGAAATAACGATGCAAAATGCTCATTCACTCTGGCGTCCTTCTGAAAATGCGGTTCAATTCAAATGTTTAATTGACCAAAGGGGAGTAGAGTATTTTCAGCAAGAACATTACCCCTCGATGAGATTAATCAATGAGATGGGAAATACGTACCTTGTCGGTTCATATGAGCCAAACGAACTTGATTTTATCATTAAGTTCCTTTCTGGGTTTGGTAAATCCATAAAAATAATGGAACCTGTTATTTTAAAAGAAAATTAA
- a CDS encoding VOC family protein has product MNVEVIPFLSLNGKAAAAIAFYEKYLGANILLKKNYKEMKEMDPHFTYEEGQDHYITHSVLEIGANKLMVADETMDPSHPWQLGNSSSLCIQSKDKLVITNLYHSLVQHGKVTVLVPLKENSFSPGYAIIRDPFGIVIQLCVTMHDF; this is encoded by the coding sequence ATGAATGTTGAAGTGATTCCATTTTTATCTTTAAATGGAAAAGCTGCAGCGGCCATTGCGTTTTATGAAAAGTATTTAGGAGCAAATATTCTCCTTAAGAAAAATTATAAAGAGATGAAGGAAATGGACCCTCATTTCACCTATGAAGAAGGTCAGGATCATTATATTACACACTCTGTCTTGGAAATTGGCGCTAACAAACTTATGGTAGCAGACGAGACGATGGATCCTTCACACCCGTGGCAATTGGGCAACAGCTCGTCACTGTGTATTCAGTCAAAAGATAAACTTGTCATTACGAACCTATACCATTCGCTGGTTCAACATGGAAAGGTAACCGTGTTAGTACCTCTTAAAGAAAATTCGTTTAGTCCCGGGTATGCGATTATTCGAGATCCGTTTGGAATCGTTATACAGCTTTGTGTAACGATGCATGATTTTTAA
- a CDS encoding NAD(P)H-binding protein, whose amino-acid sequence MKRVLVAGATGYLGRYVVKELKRQGYYVRVLVRHPDKLNQTGDFLAPSIGDDVDEIAVGDITKPNTLKHICDDMDYVFSSVGITRKSHGLTFKDVDYQGNVNLLKEAEHSHVATTFGRIPVL is encoded by the coding sequence ATGAAGCGTGTATTAGTGGCTGGTGCAACGGGTTATTTGGGAAGATACGTTGTTAAGGAACTAAAAAGGCAAGGGTATTATGTCAGGGTACTCGTAAGACACCCAGACAAGTTAAACCAAACGGGGGATTTTCTAGCGCCTTCTATCGGTGACGATGTTGATGAAATCGCCGTAGGTGACATTACAAAACCGAATACGTTAAAACACATTTGTGACGACATGGATTACGTTTTCTCATCTGTTGGAATCACGAGGAAAAGTCATGGTTTGACCTTTAAAGATGTTGACTATCAAGGGAATGTCAACTTATTAAAGGAAGCAGAGCACAGTCATGTTGCGACGACGTTTGGGAGGATCCCGGTCCTTTAA